The following coding sequences lie in one Vanessa atalanta chromosome 1, ilVanAtal1.2, whole genome shotgun sequence genomic window:
- the LOC125077551 gene encoding seroin-like isoform X2: protein MALTILFITTFIAALANASFVWQDDNNPGSPNMKFFNNKFPKFPKFPNFPQLPPFPSIPPFHHFTFPPFPTIPPIVVLTPEDIAKNKGPNYNGVMVSSVSSSTLDKDGKVIHNNDATIITNNGGVVKKYTFGDNPSKVNIVPKPIWQPIIPILPLDPEVLKVYKPEKNVNFVGTSSVTFSHASDVNGVKNNAGGTKIITNVNGNVAEKMAAYRDNEV from the exons ATGGCGCtcacgatattatttattacgacgTTTATAGCCGCTTTAGCTAACG CTAGTTTTGTATGGCAGGATGACAATAATCCAGG AAGCCCCAATATGAAG ttctttaacaataaatttccaAAATTTCCGAAATTTCCGAATTTTCCACAACTTCCACCATTTCCCAGCATACCACCATTCCATCACTTCACTTTTCCTCCCTTCCCCACAATTCCTCCAATTGTTGTACTGACTCCCGAAGACATTGCAAAGAACAAGGGGCCCAATTATAATGGGGTAATGGTTAGCTCCGTCAGCTCTTCTACTTTGGACAAAGATGGAAAAGTAATTCACAATAATGATGCCACCATAATAACCAATAACGGTGGcgtggttaaaaaatatacat TTGGAGACAACCCTTCAAAGGTTAACATAGT accG AAACCAATATGGCAGCCTATTATACCAATTCTACCATTAGATCCTGAAGTTCTTAAGGTCTACAAACCAGAAAAGAACGTGAACTTCGTCGGAACCTCTTCCGTGACGTTCTCCCATGCTAGCGACGTCAACGGGGTTAAAAATAACGCTGGAggtactaaaataattacaaatgtcaACGGAAATGTTGCGGAGAAAATGGCTGCGTACCGCGATAAtgaagtgtaa
- the LOC125077551 gene encoding seroin-like isoform X1 gives MALTILFITTFIAALANASFVWQDDNNPGSPNMKFFNNKFPKFPKFPNFPQLPPFPSIPPFHHFTFPPFPTIPPIVVLTPEDIAKNKGPNYNGVMVSSVSSSTLDKDGKVIHNNDATIITNNGGVVKKYTFGDNPSKVNIVPQPRIVVPKKPIWQPIIPILPLDPEVLKVYKPEKNVNFVGTSSVTFSHASDVNGVKNNAGGTKIITNVNGNVAEKMAAYRDNEV, from the exons ATGGCGCtcacgatattatttattacgacgTTTATAGCCGCTTTAGCTAACG CTAGTTTTGTATGGCAGGATGACAATAATCCAGG AAGCCCCAATATGAAG ttctttaacaataaatttccaAAATTTCCGAAATTTCCGAATTTTCCACAACTTCCACCATTTCCCAGCATACCACCATTCCATCACTTCACTTTTCCTCCCTTCCCCACAATTCCTCCAATTGTTGTACTGACTCCCGAAGACATTGCAAAGAACAAGGGGCCCAATTATAATGGGGTAATGGTTAGCTCCGTCAGCTCTTCTACTTTGGACAAAGATGGAAAAGTAATTCACAATAATGATGCCACCATAATAACCAATAACGGTGGcgtggttaaaaaatatacat TTGGAGACAACCCTTCAAAGGTTAACATAGT accG CAACCGCGAATAGTGGTTCCAAAG AAACCAATATGGCAGCCTATTATACCAATTCTACCATTAGATCCTGAAGTTCTTAAGGTCTACAAACCAGAAAAGAACGTGAACTTCGTCGGAACCTCTTCCGTGACGTTCTCCCATGCTAGCGACGTCAACGGGGTTAAAAATAACGCTGGAggtactaaaataattacaaatgtcaACGGAAATGTTGCGGAGAAAATGGCTGCGTACCGCGATAAtgaagtgtaa
- the LOC125065138 gene encoding nucleoporin nup189-like, with amino-acid sequence MKFIYTCLCLCMAAGFVSLAPANGFVFPDQRRQEKKLEPIITPPVLPILEHLERDPSTLLPGEGGKSVSSQPRPRFGWGNSFNVKPTGNGGLSASVSSSASGAGISHSAAQSFSFGFNEGFSASHSASQASSFNGFGSGFGSSQASSQAASFNGAGSSFSGAASSASAHGGGFNNLAGSQSASSAFGFNSLNGFQPDASFGDGLLDVRHRGVPNFPFPDLIGRNKGFGAAAFKTGPLSRNSDDFLAVLVS; translated from the exons ATGAAGTTCATCTACACGTGTCTCTGTCTATGTATGGCTGCGGGTTTCGTAAGCCTTGCGCCGGCCAATGGCTTCGTATTTCCAGACCAGCGGAGGCAAGAGAAAAAATTGGAGCCGATTATTACTCCACCGGTTCTTCCGATATTGGAACATTTAGAACGTGACCCCAGTACTCTTCTTCCGGGTGAAGGTGGAAAGAGTGTGTCGAGTCAACCGAGGCCACGATTTGGATGGGGTAATAGTTTCAACGTGAAGCCGACTGGAAACGGGGGGTTGTCAGCGAGTGTTAGCAGTAGTGCGAGTGGTGCCGGTATAAGTCATTCAGCCGCCCAATCCTTTTCTTTTGGTTTTAACGAAGGATTTAGTGCGTCACATTCAGCGAGCCAAGCATCGTCCTTTAATGGCTTTGGAAg tGGTTTCGGTAGTAGCCAGGCCAGCAGTCAAGCGGCTTCCTTTAACGGCGCGGGTTCATCATTTTCCGGCGCAGCGTCTTCCGCATCAGCCCATGGCGGTGGGTTTAACAACTTGGCGGGAAGTCAGAGTGCCTCTTCAGCTTTCGGCTTTAACTCGTTAAACGGATTCCAACCTgat gCTTCGTTTGGCGACGGTCTTCTCGACGTCAGACACCGAGGCGTGCCAAACTTTCCTTTCCCCGATCTCATCGGCAGAAATAAAGGATTTGGTGCTGCTGCCTTCAAAACTGGACCTCTTTCAAGAAACAGTGATGATTTCCTAGCCGTCCTAGTctcttaa